A genomic stretch from Hemicordylus capensis ecotype Gifberg chromosome 1, rHemCap1.1.pri, whole genome shotgun sequence includes:
- the ALDH8A1 gene encoding 2-aminomuconic semialdehyde dehydrogenase isoform X3 codes for MANSWLQEKKDGDGEQGFNSAYSYDPSTGEVYCKVPDSGREEVEAAVKAAQNAFPGWSSKTPQERSKIMSKLADLIEEDLESFAQAESKDQGKTITFARTVDIPRAAYNFRFFSSSILHQTTECTQMDHMDCMHYTVKAPVGIAGLISPWNLPLYLLTWKIAPAVACGNTVIAKPSEMTSVTAWMMCKLLAKAGFPLGVVNIIFGSGPKAGDALVSHPEVSLISFTGSTLTGQRIIERSAPHCKKLSLELGGKNPAIIFEDANLVECIPATVRSSFANQGEICLCTSRIFVQKNIYQDFLRRFVETVKKWRVGSPLDPTVDMGALISKEHLAKVKNYVKKAQAEGAHILCGEGIDSMALPATNQNGYFMLPTVIAGIGDDSCCMQEEIFGPVTCVTMFDTEEEVIRRANGVKYGLAATIWSRNVARVHRVAKKLQSGLVWTNCWLIRDLNLPFGGMKASGIGREGAKDSLEFFTEVKTITIKH; via the exons ATGGCAAACTCCTGGCTTCAGGAAAAAAAAGATGGAGATGGGGAGCAAGGATTCAACTCGGCAT ATTCCTATGACCCGTCCACAGGAGAAGTATATTGCAAGGTACCAGACAGTGGAAGAGAAGAG GTAGAGGCCGCTGTCAAAGCTGCCCAAAATGCTTTCCCAGGATGGTCCTCCAAAACTCCCCAAGAAAGGTCAAAAATAATGAGCAAGCTAGCAGACCTTATTGAAGAAGATCTGGAGTCATTTGCACAAGCAGAATCAAAAGATCAAG GGAAAACCATCACCTTTGCTAGAACAGTGGACATCCCCCGAGCAGCATATAATTTCCGGTTTTTTTCATCCTCCATCCTTCACCAGACAACAGAATGCACACAGATGGACCATATGGACTGTATGCATTATACAGTGAAAGCACCAGTGGGAATTG cTGGCTTAATTAGCCCTTGGAATTTGCCACTTTATCTGCTGACCTGGAAAATTGCTCCAGCAGTTGCATGTGGAAACACTGTCATTGCCAAACCCAGTGAAATGACATCCGTTACTGCTTGGATGATGTGCAAACTTCTAGCCAAAGCAG GGTTTCCTCTAGGTGTGGTGAACATTATATTTGGAAGTGGTCCCAAAGCTGGCGATGCCCTTGTCTCCCATCCGGAGGTGTCACTGATTTCTTTCACTGGAAGTACGCTCACTGGCCAGCGCATCATTGAAAGGAGTGCTCCACATTGCAAGAAGCTCTCATTGGAACTTGGAGGCAAAAATCCAGCAATCATCTTTGAGGATGCCAATTTGGTTGAATGTATTCCTGCCACCGTAAGGTCCAGCTTTGCTAATCAG ggtgAAATATGTCTGTGCACTAGCAGAATCTTTGTTCAGAAGAACATTTACCAAGATTTTTTGAGAAGATTTGTGGAAACTGTCAAAAAGTGGAGGGTTGGAAGTCCCTTGGATCCCACAGTTGACATGGGAGCACTGATAAGTAAAGAACATTTAGCAAAG GTAAAGAATTATGTCAAAAAAGCTCAGGCAGAAGGAGCTCACATTCTGTGTGGAGAGGGAATTGATTCCATGGCCCTTCCTGCCACAAACCAGAATGGCTATTTCATGCTTCCAACGGTCATTGCTGGCATTGGCGATGACTCATGCTGCATGCAGGAGGAGATCTTTGGTCCTGTAACCTGTGTCACCATGTTTGATACAGAAGAGGAAGTGATCAGGAGAGCCAACGGGGTCAAGTATGGCCTGGCAGCAACTATATGGTCCAGGAATGTGGCGCGGGTCCATCGCGTTGCTAAGAAGCTCCAGTCTGGATTGGTGTGGACGAATTGCTGGCTTATCAGAGACTTGAATCTGCCCTTTGGGGGTATGAAAGCCTCTGGAATAGGCAGAGAGGGAGCAAAAGATTCCCTTGAGTTCTTCACTGAGGTGAAAACAATTACAATAAAACACTGA
- the ALDH8A1 gene encoding 2-aminomuconic semialdehyde dehydrogenase isoform X4, with product MPDSYDPSTGEVYCKVPDSGREEVEAAVKAAQNAFPGWSSKTPQERSKIMSKLADLIEEDLESFAQAESKDQGKTITFARTVDIPRAAYNFRFFSSSILHQTTECTQMDHMDCMHYTVKAPVGIAGLISPWNLPLYLLTWKIAPAVACGNTVIAKPSEMTSVTAWMMCKLLAKAGFPLGVVNIIFGSGPKAGDALVSHPEVSLISFTGSTLTGQRIIERSAPHCKKLSLELGGKNPAIIFEDANLVECIPATVRSSFANQGEICLCTSRIFVQKNIYQDFLRRFVETVKKWRVGSPLDPTVDMGALISKEHLAKVKNYVKKAQAEGAHILCGEGIDSMALPATNQNGYFMLPTVIAGIGDDSCCMQEEIFGPVTCVTMFDTEEEVIRRANGVKYGLAATIWSRNVARVHRVAKKLQSGLVWTNCWLIRDLNLPFGGMKASGIGREGAKDSLEFFTEVKTITIKH from the exons ATGCCAG ATTCCTATGACCCGTCCACAGGAGAAGTATATTGCAAGGTACCAGACAGTGGAAGAGAAGAG GTAGAGGCCGCTGTCAAAGCTGCCCAAAATGCTTTCCCAGGATGGTCCTCCAAAACTCCCCAAGAAAGGTCAAAAATAATGAGCAAGCTAGCAGACCTTATTGAAGAAGATCTGGAGTCATTTGCACAAGCAGAATCAAAAGATCAAG GGAAAACCATCACCTTTGCTAGAACAGTGGACATCCCCCGAGCAGCATATAATTTCCGGTTTTTTTCATCCTCCATCCTTCACCAGACAACAGAATGCACACAGATGGACCATATGGACTGTATGCATTATACAGTGAAAGCACCAGTGGGAATTG cTGGCTTAATTAGCCCTTGGAATTTGCCACTTTATCTGCTGACCTGGAAAATTGCTCCAGCAGTTGCATGTGGAAACACTGTCATTGCCAAACCCAGTGAAATGACATCCGTTACTGCTTGGATGATGTGCAAACTTCTAGCCAAAGCAG GGTTTCCTCTAGGTGTGGTGAACATTATATTTGGAAGTGGTCCCAAAGCTGGCGATGCCCTTGTCTCCCATCCGGAGGTGTCACTGATTTCTTTCACTGGAAGTACGCTCACTGGCCAGCGCATCATTGAAAGGAGTGCTCCACATTGCAAGAAGCTCTCATTGGAACTTGGAGGCAAAAATCCAGCAATCATCTTTGAGGATGCCAATTTGGTTGAATGTATTCCTGCCACCGTAAGGTCCAGCTTTGCTAATCAG ggtgAAATATGTCTGTGCACTAGCAGAATCTTTGTTCAGAAGAACATTTACCAAGATTTTTTGAGAAGATTTGTGGAAACTGTCAAAAAGTGGAGGGTTGGAAGTCCCTTGGATCCCACAGTTGACATGGGAGCACTGATAAGTAAAGAACATTTAGCAAAG GTAAAGAATTATGTCAAAAAAGCTCAGGCAGAAGGAGCTCACATTCTGTGTGGAGAGGGAATTGATTCCATGGCCCTTCCTGCCACAAACCAGAATGGCTATTTCATGCTTCCAACGGTCATTGCTGGCATTGGCGATGACTCATGCTGCATGCAGGAGGAGATCTTTGGTCCTGTAACCTGTGTCACCATGTTTGATACAGAAGAGGAAGTGATCAGGAGAGCCAACGGGGTCAAGTATGGCCTGGCAGCAACTATATGGTCCAGGAATGTGGCGCGGGTCCATCGCGTTGCTAAGAAGCTCCAGTCTGGATTGGTGTGGACGAATTGCTGGCTTATCAGAGACTTGAATCTGCCCTTTGGGGGTATGAAAGCCTCTGGAATAGGCAGAGAGGGAGCAAAAGATTCCCTTGAGTTCTTCACTGAGGTGAAAACAATTACAATAAAACACTGA
- the ALDH8A1 gene encoding 2-aminomuconic semialdehyde dehydrogenase isoform X1: MGYAPAQRSRRILTSSILLLWVGTPPPATIDGCATLHPLSLHRPRFSRRHGICNMAMNSYDPSTGEVYCKVPDSGREEVEAAVKAAQNAFPGWSSKTPQERSKIMSKLADLIEEDLESFAQAESKDQGKTITFARTVDIPRAAYNFRFFSSSILHQTTECTQMDHMDCMHYTVKAPVGIAGLISPWNLPLYLLTWKIAPAVACGNTVIAKPSEMTSVTAWMMCKLLAKAGFPLGVVNIIFGSGPKAGDALVSHPEVSLISFTGSTLTGQRIIERSAPHCKKLSLELGGKNPAIIFEDANLVECIPATVRSSFANQGEICLCTSRIFVQKNIYQDFLRRFVETVKKWRVGSPLDPTVDMGALISKEHLAKVKNYVKKAQAEGAHILCGEGIDSMALPATNQNGYFMLPTVIAGIGDDSCCMQEEIFGPVTCVTMFDTEEEVIRRANGVKYGLAATIWSRNVARVHRVAKKLQSGLVWTNCWLIRDLNLPFGGMKASGIGREGAKDSLEFFTEVKTITIKH; encoded by the exons atgggctatgcgcctgcgcagagatctCGTAGGATCCtgacaagctcaattctcctgctttgggtgggaaccccaccccctgccactatAGACGGCTGTGCCACTCTACATCCCCTCAGTCTTCATCGTCCGCGCTTCAGTAGACGTCATGGAATCTGCAACATGGCAATGA ATTCCTATGACCCGTCCACAGGAGAAGTATATTGCAAGGTACCAGACAGTGGAAGAGAAGAG GTAGAGGCCGCTGTCAAAGCTGCCCAAAATGCTTTCCCAGGATGGTCCTCCAAAACTCCCCAAGAAAGGTCAAAAATAATGAGCAAGCTAGCAGACCTTATTGAAGAAGATCTGGAGTCATTTGCACAAGCAGAATCAAAAGATCAAG GGAAAACCATCACCTTTGCTAGAACAGTGGACATCCCCCGAGCAGCATATAATTTCCGGTTTTTTTCATCCTCCATCCTTCACCAGACAACAGAATGCACACAGATGGACCATATGGACTGTATGCATTATACAGTGAAAGCACCAGTGGGAATTG cTGGCTTAATTAGCCCTTGGAATTTGCCACTTTATCTGCTGACCTGGAAAATTGCTCCAGCAGTTGCATGTGGAAACACTGTCATTGCCAAACCCAGTGAAATGACATCCGTTACTGCTTGGATGATGTGCAAACTTCTAGCCAAAGCAG GGTTTCCTCTAGGTGTGGTGAACATTATATTTGGAAGTGGTCCCAAAGCTGGCGATGCCCTTGTCTCCCATCCGGAGGTGTCACTGATTTCTTTCACTGGAAGTACGCTCACTGGCCAGCGCATCATTGAAAGGAGTGCTCCACATTGCAAGAAGCTCTCATTGGAACTTGGAGGCAAAAATCCAGCAATCATCTTTGAGGATGCCAATTTGGTTGAATGTATTCCTGCCACCGTAAGGTCCAGCTTTGCTAATCAG ggtgAAATATGTCTGTGCACTAGCAGAATCTTTGTTCAGAAGAACATTTACCAAGATTTTTTGAGAAGATTTGTGGAAACTGTCAAAAAGTGGAGGGTTGGAAGTCCCTTGGATCCCACAGTTGACATGGGAGCACTGATAAGTAAAGAACATTTAGCAAAG GTAAAGAATTATGTCAAAAAAGCTCAGGCAGAAGGAGCTCACATTCTGTGTGGAGAGGGAATTGATTCCATGGCCCTTCCTGCCACAAACCAGAATGGCTATTTCATGCTTCCAACGGTCATTGCTGGCATTGGCGATGACTCATGCTGCATGCAGGAGGAGATCTTTGGTCCTGTAACCTGTGTCACCATGTTTGATACAGAAGAGGAAGTGATCAGGAGAGCCAACGGGGTCAAGTATGGCCTGGCAGCAACTATATGGTCCAGGAATGTGGCGCGGGTCCATCGCGTTGCTAAGAAGCTCCAGTCTGGATTGGTGTGGACGAATTGCTGGCTTATCAGAGACTTGAATCTGCCCTTTGGGGGTATGAAAGCCTCTGGAATAGGCAGAGAGGGAGCAAAAGATTCCCTTGAGTTCTTCACTGAGGTGAAAACAATTACAATAAAACACTGA
- the ALDH8A1 gene encoding 2-aminomuconic semialdehyde dehydrogenase isoform X2, which translates to MASAKSPLVLENYINGQFVPCSSYLDSYDPSTGEVYCKVPDSGREEVEAAVKAAQNAFPGWSSKTPQERSKIMSKLADLIEEDLESFAQAESKDQGKTITFARTVDIPRAAYNFRFFSSSILHQTTECTQMDHMDCMHYTVKAPVGIAGLISPWNLPLYLLTWKIAPAVACGNTVIAKPSEMTSVTAWMMCKLLAKAGFPLGVVNIIFGSGPKAGDALVSHPEVSLISFTGSTLTGQRIIERSAPHCKKLSLELGGKNPAIIFEDANLVECIPATVRSSFANQGEICLCTSRIFVQKNIYQDFLRRFVETVKKWRVGSPLDPTVDMGALISKEHLAKVKNYVKKAQAEGAHILCGEGIDSMALPATNQNGYFMLPTVIAGIGDDSCCMQEEIFGPVTCVTMFDTEEEVIRRANGVKYGLAATIWSRNVARVHRVAKKLQSGLVWTNCWLIRDLNLPFGGMKASGIGREGAKDSLEFFTEVKTITIKH; encoded by the exons ATGGCCAGCGCAAAGTCTCCCTTGGTTTTGGAAAACTATATAAATGGCCAATTTGTTCCTTGTTCCTCTTATTTAGATTCCTATGACCCGTCCACAGGAGAAGTATATTGCAAGGTACCAGACAGTGGAAGAGAAGAG GTAGAGGCCGCTGTCAAAGCTGCCCAAAATGCTTTCCCAGGATGGTCCTCCAAAACTCCCCAAGAAAGGTCAAAAATAATGAGCAAGCTAGCAGACCTTATTGAAGAAGATCTGGAGTCATTTGCACAAGCAGAATCAAAAGATCAAG GGAAAACCATCACCTTTGCTAGAACAGTGGACATCCCCCGAGCAGCATATAATTTCCGGTTTTTTTCATCCTCCATCCTTCACCAGACAACAGAATGCACACAGATGGACCATATGGACTGTATGCATTATACAGTGAAAGCACCAGTGGGAATTG cTGGCTTAATTAGCCCTTGGAATTTGCCACTTTATCTGCTGACCTGGAAAATTGCTCCAGCAGTTGCATGTGGAAACACTGTCATTGCCAAACCCAGTGAAATGACATCCGTTACTGCTTGGATGATGTGCAAACTTCTAGCCAAAGCAG GGTTTCCTCTAGGTGTGGTGAACATTATATTTGGAAGTGGTCCCAAAGCTGGCGATGCCCTTGTCTCCCATCCGGAGGTGTCACTGATTTCTTTCACTGGAAGTACGCTCACTGGCCAGCGCATCATTGAAAGGAGTGCTCCACATTGCAAGAAGCTCTCATTGGAACTTGGAGGCAAAAATCCAGCAATCATCTTTGAGGATGCCAATTTGGTTGAATGTATTCCTGCCACCGTAAGGTCCAGCTTTGCTAATCAG ggtgAAATATGTCTGTGCACTAGCAGAATCTTTGTTCAGAAGAACATTTACCAAGATTTTTTGAGAAGATTTGTGGAAACTGTCAAAAAGTGGAGGGTTGGAAGTCCCTTGGATCCCACAGTTGACATGGGAGCACTGATAAGTAAAGAACATTTAGCAAAG GTAAAGAATTATGTCAAAAAAGCTCAGGCAGAAGGAGCTCACATTCTGTGTGGAGAGGGAATTGATTCCATGGCCCTTCCTGCCACAAACCAGAATGGCTATTTCATGCTTCCAACGGTCATTGCTGGCATTGGCGATGACTCATGCTGCATGCAGGAGGAGATCTTTGGTCCTGTAACCTGTGTCACCATGTTTGATACAGAAGAGGAAGTGATCAGGAGAGCCAACGGGGTCAAGTATGGCCTGGCAGCAACTATATGGTCCAGGAATGTGGCGCGGGTCCATCGCGTTGCTAAGAAGCTCCAGTCTGGATTGGTGTGGACGAATTGCTGGCTTATCAGAGACTTGAATCTGCCCTTTGGGGGTATGAAAGCCTCTGGAATAGGCAGAGAGGGAGCAAAAGATTCCCTTGAGTTCTTCACTGAGGTGAAAACAATTACAATAAAACACTGA
- the ALDH8A1 gene encoding 2-aminomuconic semialdehyde dehydrogenase isoform X5 yields MSKLADLIEEDLESFAQAESKDQGKTITFARTVDIPRAAYNFRFFSSSILHQTTECTQMDHMDCMHYTVKAPVGIAGLISPWNLPLYLLTWKIAPAVACGNTVIAKPSEMTSVTAWMMCKLLAKAGFPLGVVNIIFGSGPKAGDALVSHPEVSLISFTGSTLTGQRIIERSAPHCKKLSLELGGKNPAIIFEDANLVECIPATVRSSFANQGEICLCTSRIFVQKNIYQDFLRRFVETVKKWRVGSPLDPTVDMGALISKEHLAKVKNYVKKAQAEGAHILCGEGIDSMALPATNQNGYFMLPTVIAGIGDDSCCMQEEIFGPVTCVTMFDTEEEVIRRANGVKYGLAATIWSRNVARVHRVAKKLQSGLVWTNCWLIRDLNLPFGGMKASGIGREGAKDSLEFFTEVKTITIKH; encoded by the exons ATGAGCAAGCTAGCAGACCTTATTGAAGAAGATCTGGAGTCATTTGCACAAGCAGAATCAAAAGATCAAG GGAAAACCATCACCTTTGCTAGAACAGTGGACATCCCCCGAGCAGCATATAATTTCCGGTTTTTTTCATCCTCCATCCTTCACCAGACAACAGAATGCACACAGATGGACCATATGGACTGTATGCATTATACAGTGAAAGCACCAGTGGGAATTG cTGGCTTAATTAGCCCTTGGAATTTGCCACTTTATCTGCTGACCTGGAAAATTGCTCCAGCAGTTGCATGTGGAAACACTGTCATTGCCAAACCCAGTGAAATGACATCCGTTACTGCTTGGATGATGTGCAAACTTCTAGCCAAAGCAG GGTTTCCTCTAGGTGTGGTGAACATTATATTTGGAAGTGGTCCCAAAGCTGGCGATGCCCTTGTCTCCCATCCGGAGGTGTCACTGATTTCTTTCACTGGAAGTACGCTCACTGGCCAGCGCATCATTGAAAGGAGTGCTCCACATTGCAAGAAGCTCTCATTGGAACTTGGAGGCAAAAATCCAGCAATCATCTTTGAGGATGCCAATTTGGTTGAATGTATTCCTGCCACCGTAAGGTCCAGCTTTGCTAATCAG ggtgAAATATGTCTGTGCACTAGCAGAATCTTTGTTCAGAAGAACATTTACCAAGATTTTTTGAGAAGATTTGTGGAAACTGTCAAAAAGTGGAGGGTTGGAAGTCCCTTGGATCCCACAGTTGACATGGGAGCACTGATAAGTAAAGAACATTTAGCAAAG GTAAAGAATTATGTCAAAAAAGCTCAGGCAGAAGGAGCTCACATTCTGTGTGGAGAGGGAATTGATTCCATGGCCCTTCCTGCCACAAACCAGAATGGCTATTTCATGCTTCCAACGGTCATTGCTGGCATTGGCGATGACTCATGCTGCATGCAGGAGGAGATCTTTGGTCCTGTAACCTGTGTCACCATGTTTGATACAGAAGAGGAAGTGATCAGGAGAGCCAACGGGGTCAAGTATGGCCTGGCAGCAACTATATGGTCCAGGAATGTGGCGCGGGTCCATCGCGTTGCTAAGAAGCTCCAGTCTGGATTGGTGTGGACGAATTGCTGGCTTATCAGAGACTTGAATCTGCCCTTTGGGGGTATGAAAGCCTCTGGAATAGGCAGAGAGGGAGCAAAAGATTCCCTTGAGTTCTTCACTGAGGTGAAAACAATTACAATAAAACACTGA